In uncultured Bacteroides sp., one genomic interval encodes:
- a CDS encoding TIGR04133 family radical SAM/SPASM protein, with the protein MINEITLKKLLALEIARKIRHNKVKLHPLRQLFWECTLRCNLYCRHCGSDCKKTTYQKDMPLVDFLTVIDSISPHVNPSEVCIVITGGEPLMREDIEECGLALYHKGFPWGIVTNGLYLTRKRFDSLLSSGMHSITISLDGLEKEHNWMRGHPESFIRATEAIKMVASEKDLNWDVVTCINRKNYKDLEELKNYLISIGVRNWRIFTVFPVGRAAEDPELLLTNQEFTGLMEFIKMSRKEGKIKINYACEGFLGKYEGEVRDNFYSCGAGVSVASILIDGSISACPSIRSNFYQGNIYRDNFMEIWNNRFENFRNREWMKKDQCAKCNYFRYCEGNGMHLRNNEGKLLICHYNKLRY; encoded by the coding sequence ATGATAAATGAGATAACTCTAAAAAAGCTCTTGGCATTAGAAATAGCTCGCAAAATAAGGCATAACAAAGTCAAATTACATCCTCTTCGCCAACTATTTTGGGAATGTACTTTACGATGCAATCTTTATTGCCGGCACTGTGGAAGTGACTGCAAAAAAACAACATATCAGAAAGATATGCCATTGGTGGATTTCCTTACGGTTATTGATTCTATATCTCCGCATGTTAATCCATCAGAGGTATGTATTGTCATAACCGGAGGTGAGCCATTAATGAGAGAAGATATTGAAGAATGTGGCCTTGCACTCTATCATAAAGGTTTCCCTTGGGGAATCGTAACAAACGGGCTTTATCTTACTCGCAAACGTTTTGATTCATTACTGTCTTCCGGAATGCATTCTATTACAATAAGTCTGGATGGACTTGAAAAAGAGCATAATTGGATGCGAGGACATCCGGAAAGTTTTATCCGGGCAACAGAAGCTATTAAAATGGTTGCTTCTGAAAAGGACTTAAATTGGGATGTTGTTACGTGCATAAACCGCAAAAACTATAAAGATTTAGAAGAATTAAAAAACTATCTCATATCCATCGGAGTAAGAAACTGGCGAATATTCACAGTCTTTCCGGTAGGACGAGCCGCAGAAGATCCGGAACTTCTACTCACAAATCAAGAATTTACTGGCTTGATGGAATTTATAAAAATGAGTCGTAAAGAGGGAAAAATAAAGATAAACTACGCATGCGAAGGCTTTCTCGGAAAATACGAAGGAGAAGTAAGAGATAATTTCTATTCTTGCGGAGCAGGTGTTAGTGTAGCTTCAATTCTGATCGATGGCTCAATCTCTGCCTGCCCAAGTATCCGAAGTAATTTTTATCAAGGGAATATATATCGTGATAATTTTATGGAAATATGGAATAATCGATTTGAAAACTTCCGCAACCGTGAATGGATGAAAAAAGATCAATGTGCCAAGTGCAATTACTTCCGCTATTGTGAAGGAAACGGAATGCATCTTCGCAATAATGAAGGGAAACTGCTTATTTGTCATTACAACAAGCTTCGCTATTAA
- a CDS encoding radical SAM-associated putative lipoprotein: MKKRNTTLLNLANKVLSGMMVLLGFNGCSGETPCMYGSPYALHTIKGKVESNAGTAIKGIQIICNTNNNWIKPDTLLSNANGEFTYKSEPAIIEITYKLICKDIDGETNGSYKKDSIEVEFKKSDLVNGEGWFEGEATKNVTIKLSENDK, encoded by the coding sequence ATGAAAAAGAGAAACACAACATTGCTGAATTTAGCCAATAAAGTTCTATCAGGAATGATGGTATTACTAGGATTTAACGGTTGTTCCGGAGAAACACCTTGCATGTATGGGTCGCCTTATGCTTTGCATACCATTAAAGGAAAAGTAGAAAGCAATGCAGGCACTGCAATAAAAGGAATTCAGATTATTTGCAATACAAACAATAATTGGATAAAACCGGATACTTTACTATCCAATGCAAATGGAGAATTTACTTACAAAAGTGAACCTGCTATCATTGAAATAACCTATAAGCTTATATGCAAAGATATTGATGGGGAGACAAACGGATCATATAAAAAGGACTCAATAGAAGTAGAATTCAAAAAAAGCGATTTAGTTAATGGAGAAGGATGGTTTGAAGGAGAAGCTACAAAAAACGTGACAATAAAACTATCCGAAAATGATAAATGA
- a CDS encoding helix-turn-helix domain-containing protein: MKIIDTVNMEGTLYENGKHAKGVWLSDAFGLMMNSKNIALEDWRKHNEPYRSSDWQVILVTNGTCLASYNLLEAERSKGNVIIQKPGTLITQLSASPDVNLRTVSISPDLIPTITMKDDYALFSPSEQHLNNIQVYFKLIRNLTETQPTNISMLVDIGSSLLRYVLQLHQETSLIENYSPSQNIPRQTATFRKFLSLLNIHGIKEHKIAFYADQMAMTPNYLNSLIKQVSGQTMMSWINEYLIAEAKAALSHSDMSVENISDALYFPNSAFFCKFFKKHTSLRPSQYRKSK; the protein is encoded by the coding sequence ATGAAGATTATCGATACCGTAAATATGGAGGGTACGCTCTACGAGAATGGCAAGCACGCAAAGGGTGTTTGGCTATCTGATGCGTTTGGTCTAATGATGAACTCCAAAAACATTGCTTTGGAAGATTGGCGGAAGCACAACGAGCCTTACCGGTCAAGCGACTGGCAAGTGATTCTTGTCACCAATGGAACGTGCCTCGCCTCGTATAATCTTTTAGAGGCAGAGCGATCCAAAGGTAACGTCATCATCCAGAAACCGGGCACACTGATTACTCAGTTGAGTGCATCTCCCGATGTTAATCTCCGCACGGTTTCCATCAGTCCCGACCTTATTCCCACCATAACAATGAAGGATGACTATGCACTCTTCTCGCCAAGCGAACAGCACCTGAATAACATTCAAGTATATTTCAAACTCATTAGAAATCTCACGGAGACACAGCCCACCAACATCAGTATGCTCGTTGATATTGGTAGTTCTTTGCTTCGTTATGTCTTGCAGCTTCATCAGGAAACCTCCTTAATAGAGAATTATTCTCCATCACAAAACATTCCTCGACAAACTGCCACTTTTCGAAAGTTTCTCTCGCTTCTCAACATTCACGGCATCAAGGAACACAAGATAGCGTTCTATGCAGATCAAATGGCAATGACACCAAACTATCTCAACTCTCTCATTAAGCAAGTGAGCGGACAGACCATGATGTCGTGGATCAACGAATATCTCATTGCAGAGGCAAAGGCAGCACTCTCGCATAGCGACATGAGTGTTGAAAACATCTCCGACGCACTGTATTTCCCTAACTCCGCATTCTTCTGCAAGTTCTTTAAAAAACATACAAGCTTGCGGCCAAGTCAATACAGAAAGAGTAAATAA